Proteins co-encoded in one Salvia splendens isolate huo1 chromosome 4, SspV2, whole genome shotgun sequence genomic window:
- the LOC121798496 gene encoding E3 ubiquitin-protein ligase AIRP2-like, whose product MEMMHYQQLARTSYNDSLSLLETDIQHANALAAAIPKAKGGARLQMKLVYNHLSPLFLYFLKWIDCSCAYFLPRILNPFHILIYKVYTDGRPKISTIGRKATMKEFYGLILPSLEQLHYDLVQVDDGDCKSIAFSSKKRLEGDGGDSERDDECGICLEACTKMVMPNCCHAMCINCYRDWSTRSESCPFCRGSLRRVESRDLWELTGKDEVIERGAVSTEDLRRFYLYVRNLPKDIPDALFLMYYEYLI is encoded by the exons ATGGAGATGATGCATTACCAGCAATTGGCGAGGACTTCGTACAATGATTCTTTGAGTTTGTTGGAGACTGATATTCAGCATGCAAATGCTCT GGCTGCTGCAATCCCAAAAGCTAAGGGAGGTGCGCGTCTTCAAATGAAATTGGTCTACAATCACTTGTCACCTCTGTTTCTGTATTTTCTAAAATGGATCGACTGTTCCTGTGCATATTTCCTACCAAGAATCTTAAATCCTTTTCACATACTCATTTATAAG GTATATACAGATGGAAGGCCAAAGATTTCAACAATAGGCCGCAAAGCGACTATGAAAGAATTCTATG GGTTGATATTGCCGTCGCTTGAGCAGCTCCATTATGACTTGGTGCAGGTGGATGATGGTGACTGCAAAAGCATTGCTTTTTCGAGCAAGAAGAGATTGGAAGGAGATGGAGGAGATTCAGAGAGAGACGACGAATGTGGAATATGCTTGGAGGCTTGCACCAAGATGGTCATGCCTAATTGCTGCCACGCGATGTGCATCAACTGCTACCGAGATTG GAGCACAAGATCCGAGTCATGCCCCTTTTGCCGTGGTAGTCTAAGACGAGTCGAGTCAAGAGACTTGTGGGAGCTGACCGGCAAGGATGAAGTGATTGAGCGTGGTGCTGTTTCGACAGAGGACTTGAGACGATTCTACCTGTATGTCAGAAATCTGCCTAAAGATATACCAGATGCTCTGTTCTTGATGTATtatgaatatttaatttaa
- the LOC121798497 gene encoding uncharacterized protein LOC121798497 — MEDNHERKVSPAAGEAEEGFATAAVAESAADSVDQIDPVTPSDGPVLDSFQSLPKDVMPGVMEDTFVDCPDEIETFDSQQNSEENDNLQDDKADEPDSGIKVPEMIAEIELLRDKLDLFMPLFFSFLGCNNCGIWCLIA, encoded by the exons ATGGAAGATAATCATGAGAGGAAAGTCTCCCCAGCAGCTGGGGAAGCCGAGGAGGGGTTTGCAACAGCAGCAGTAGCTGAGAGTGCTGCCGATTCTGTTGATCAG ATAGATCCCGTCACCCCAAGCGATGGACCTGTATTAGATTCTTTCCAAAGTTTACCAAAAGACGTGATGCCAGGGGTAATGGAGGATACATTTGTTGATTGTCCAGAtgaaatagaaacttttgactCCCAACAGAATTCTGAGGAGAATGATAATCTACAAGATGATAAAGCTGATGAACCAGATAGTGGTATCAAAGTACCTGAAATGATAGCTGAGATAGAACTGCTGCGAGATAAGCTTGACCTTTTCAtgcctctttttttttccttcttggGATGCAACAACTGTGGGATCTGGTGCCTCATTGCCTGA